The following are encoded together in the Pseudomonas sediminis genome:
- a CDS encoding CDP-alcohol phosphatidyltransferase family protein has translation MPSIYQLKPAFQNLLRPGVERLHARGVTANQVTLAAAVVSVLLGALLAAFCHVVWLFALIPLWMLLRMALNAVDGMLAREFGQQSKLGAYLNELCDVIADSALYLPFALLAGVSPLLVIVVVLLAVISEYAGVLGPMVGASRRYDGPMGKSDRAFCFGVIGAGVATGLLPALWINLLLGLILALLLYTLYNRVRHGLAEVA, from the coding sequence ATGCCGTCGATCTACCAGCTCAAACCGGCTTTCCAGAACCTGCTGCGCCCAGGCGTCGAACGCCTGCATGCCCGTGGTGTCACCGCCAACCAGGTGACCCTGGCCGCGGCCGTGGTCTCCGTGCTGCTCGGCGCCCTACTCGCAGCCTTCTGCCATGTCGTCTGGCTATTCGCCCTGATCCCCTTATGGATGCTGCTGCGCATGGCGCTCAATGCCGTCGACGGCATGCTTGCACGCGAGTTCGGCCAGCAATCGAAGCTCGGCGCCTACCTCAATGAACTCTGCGACGTGATCGCCGACAGCGCCCTGTATCTGCCCTTCGCACTTCTGGCAGGCGTCTCGCCACTGCTGGTGATCGTTGTTGTGCTGCTGGCGGTGATCAGCGAATACGCTGGCGTACTCGGGCCCATGGTCGGCGCCTCCCGGCGCTACGACGGGCCGATGGGCAAGAGCGACCGCGCCTTCTGCTTCGGCGTGATCGGCGCTGGCGTCGCCACAGGCCTGCTGCCAGCCTTGTGGATCAATCTGTTGCTGGGCCTGATCCTCGCCCTGTTGCTCTACACCCTCTACAACCGCGTTCGCCATGGCCTGGCCGAAGTGGCCTGA
- a CDS encoding lysophospholipid acyltransferase family protein has protein sequence MALVQAFRVTLFYLLLSSSSFFWCLISLVVAPLLPFRQRYRFVVQAWCNCAVWLAKVIVGIRYEVRGVENIPERPCVILANHQSTWETFFLCGFFEPLSQVVKRELLRVPFFGWGMALLKPIAIDRSNPKAALKQLAKQGDERLKQGAWVLVFPEGTRIPPGQIGKFSRGGTALAVNAGLPVLPIAHNAGEFWPKVGWSKRSGTVQVIIGAPMYAEGEGPRAIAELNERAFQWVRQQQTELRGEEPQLSRLGETV, from the coding sequence ATGGCGCTAGTGCAGGCATTCAGAGTCACGCTTTTCTACCTGCTGCTGTCGTCCAGCTCGTTCTTCTGGTGCCTGATCAGCCTGGTGGTCGCACCGCTGCTGCCGTTCCGCCAGCGCTACCGCTTCGTCGTCCAGGCCTGGTGCAACTGCGCCGTGTGGCTGGCCAAGGTGATCGTCGGTATCCGCTATGAAGTGCGCGGCGTGGAGAACATTCCCGAGCGCCCCTGCGTGATCCTCGCCAACCACCAGAGCACCTGGGAAACCTTCTTCCTCTGCGGTTTCTTCGAGCCACTGTCGCAGGTGGTCAAGCGCGAGCTGCTGCGCGTGCCGTTCTTCGGCTGGGGCATGGCGCTGCTCAAGCCCATCGCCATCGACCGCAGCAACCCCAAGGCCGCGCTCAAGCAGCTGGCCAAACAGGGCGACGAGCGCCTCAAGCAGGGCGCCTGGGTACTGGTGTTCCCCGAAGGCACGCGGATTCCGCCGGGCCAGATCGGCAAGTTCTCCCGTGGCGGCACCGCCCTGGCAGTGAATGCCGGCCTGCCGGTGCTGCCCATTGCGCACAACGCCGGCGAGTTCTGGCCCAAGGTCGGCTGGTCCAAGCGCTCGGGAACGGTTCAGGTGATCATCGGCGCACCGATGTACGCCGAGGGCGAAGGCCCGCGTGCCATCGCCGAGCTCAACGAGCGCGCCTTCCAGTGGGTACGCCAGCAACAGACCGAACTGCGCGGCGAAGAGCCGCAACTGAGCCGGCTAGGCGAAACCGTCTGA
- the gmhB gene encoding D-glycero-beta-D-manno-heptose 1,7-bisphosphate 7-phosphatase, giving the protein MKLLILDRDGVINQDSDAYIKTLDEWIPIPSSITAIARLSKAGWTVAVATNQSGIARGYYDLATLESMHARLRQLVAEQGGEVGLIVHCPHGPDDGCDCRKPKPGMLEQIAAHYAADLPGIWFVGDTSGDLQAALAVDCQPVLVKTGKGERTLAKPLPPGTLVFDDLAAVADQLLS; this is encoded by the coding sequence ATGAAACTACTGATCCTCGACCGCGACGGTGTCATCAACCAAGACTCCGACGCCTATATCAAGACGCTCGACGAGTGGATTCCGATCCCCTCGTCGATCACCGCCATCGCACGCCTGTCGAAAGCGGGCTGGACGGTGGCCGTGGCCACCAACCAGTCCGGTATCGCCCGTGGCTATTACGACCTGGCGACCCTGGAGTCGATGCACGCGCGCCTGCGCCAGCTGGTGGCGGAGCAGGGCGGTGAGGTCGGTCTGATCGTGCATTGCCCGCATGGGCCGGATGACGGCTGCGACTGCCGCAAACCGAAACCGGGCATGCTCGAGCAGATCGCTGCGCACTACGCCGCGGATCTGCCAGGAATCTGGTTCGTCGGCGATACCAGCGGTGACCTGCAGGCCGCGCTGGCCGTCGATTGTCAGCCTGTGCTGGTGAAAACCGGCAAGGGCGAGCGAACCCTGGCCAAGCCCCTGCCGCCAGGAACCCTGGTATTCGATGATCTGGCGGCTGTCGCCGATCAACTGCTCTCATAA
- the glyS gene encoding glycine--tRNA ligase subunit beta yields the protein MSAQDFLVELGTEELPPRALKSLGDAFLAGIEKGLKGAGLGYTASRVYAAPRRLAVLIEQLEEQQADRSMNLDGPPIQAAFDADGNPTQAALGFARKCGVDIAEIDRSGAKLRFAQHIPGQPAVNLLPTIVQDSLNDLPIPKRMRWAARRDEFVRPTQWLVMLFGDAVVDCEILAQKAGRVSRGHRFHANRDVRISSPASYAEDLRSAYVLADFAERREIISRRVDELAAAEQGTAIVPPALLDEVTALVEWPVPLVCSFEERFLEVPQEALISTMQDNQKYFCLLDANGKLLPRFITVANVESKDPAQIVSGNEKVVRPRLTDAEFFFKQDKKQKLEDFNQRLANVVFQAQLGSVFDKAQRVSALAGFIAREVGGDAQRAARAGLLSKCDLATEMVGEFPEMQGIAGYYYALNDGEPQDVALALNEQYMPRGAGAELPSTLTGAAVAVADKLDTLVGIFGIGMLPTGSKDPYALRRAALGVLRILIEKGLDLDLATAVDFAVAQYAGKINSDGLAAQVLEFIFDRLRARYEDEGIEVAVYQAVRAVGPTSPLDFDQRVQAVQAFRKLPQAAALAAANKRVSNLLSKAEGGVAAQVEAHYFDNPSEFALHAAIQQADHAVQPLAAARQYNEALAKLASLREPVDAFFEAVLVNAEDARVRANRYALLARLRGLFLGVADISVLG from the coding sequence ATGAGTGCACAAGATTTTCTGGTCGAACTGGGCACCGAAGAGCTGCCACCGAGGGCCCTGAAGAGCCTCGGTGACGCCTTCCTCGCCGGTATCGAGAAAGGCCTCAAGGGCGCCGGCTTGGGCTACACCGCCAGCCGCGTGTATGCAGCGCCGCGCCGCCTGGCGGTGCTGATCGAGCAGCTCGAAGAGCAGCAGGCCGACCGCAGCATGAACCTCGACGGCCCGCCCATCCAGGCTGCCTTCGATGCCGACGGCAACCCGACCCAGGCTGCCCTGGGCTTCGCCCGCAAGTGCGGCGTGGACATCGCCGAGATCGACCGCAGCGGGGCGAAACTGCGCTTCGCCCAGCACATCCCTGGTCAGCCGGCGGTGAACCTGCTGCCGACCATCGTGCAGGACTCGCTGAACGACCTGCCGATTCCCAAGCGTATGCGCTGGGCCGCACGCCGCGACGAATTCGTGCGCCCGACCCAGTGGCTGGTGATGCTGTTCGGTGACGCCGTGGTCGACTGCGAGATCCTTGCGCAAAAAGCCGGTCGCGTCTCCCGCGGCCACCGCTTCCACGCCAACCGCGATGTGCGCATCAGCAGCCCGGCCAGCTACGCCGAAGACCTGCGCAGCGCCTACGTGCTGGCGGATTTCGCCGAGCGCCGCGAGATCATCAGCCGCCGCGTCGACGAACTGGCCGCCGCCGAGCAGGGCACGGCCATCGTGCCGCCGGCGCTGCTGGATGAAGTCACCGCCCTGGTCGAATGGCCGGTGCCGCTGGTCTGCTCGTTCGAGGAACGCTTCCTCGAGGTGCCGCAGGAGGCGCTGATCAGCACCATGCAGGACAACCAGAAGTACTTCTGCCTGCTCGATGCGAACGGCAAGCTGCTGCCACGCTTCATCACCGTGGCCAACGTCGAGTCCAAGGACCCGGCGCAGATCGTCTCGGGTAACGAGAAAGTCGTGCGTCCGCGCCTGACCGACGCCGAGTTCTTCTTCAAGCAGGACAAGAAGCAGAAGCTCGAAGACTTCAACCAGCGCCTGGCCAACGTGGTGTTCCAGGCCCAGCTGGGTTCGGTATTCGACAAGGCCCAGCGCGTATCGGCGCTCGCCGGTTTCATCGCCCGCGAAGTCGGTGGCGACGCCCAGCGCGCCGCCCGCGCCGGTCTGCTGTCCAAATGCGACCTGGCCACCGAGATGGTCGGCGAATTCCCGGAAATGCAGGGCATTGCCGGCTACTACTACGCGCTCAACGACGGTGAACCGCAAGACGTCGCCCTGGCCCTGAACGAGCAGTACATGCCGCGCGGTGCCGGTGCCGAACTGCCGAGCACCCTCACCGGTGCTGCCGTGGCCGTGGCCGACAAGCTCGATACCCTGGTCGGCATCTTCGGCATCGGCATGCTGCCGACCGGCTCGAAGGACCCGTACGCTCTGCGTCGCGCCGCCCTCGGTGTGCTGCGCATCCTGATCGAAAAGGGCCTGGATCTGGACCTGGCCACTGCGGTCGACTTCGCCGTCGCCCAGTATGCCGGCAAGATCAACAGCGACGGTCTGGCAGCTCAGGTGCTGGAGTTCATCTTCGACCGCCTGCGTGCGCGCTACGAAGACGAAGGCATCGAAGTCGCCGTGTACCAGGCGGTGCGTGCGGTGGGCCCGACCTCGCCGCTGGACTTCGACCAGCGCGTGCAGGCCGTGCAGGCCTTCCGCAAGCTGCCGCAAGCCGCTGCCCTGGCCGCCGCCAACAAGCGCGTGTCGAACCTGCTGAGCAAGGCCGAAGGTGGCGTCGCCGCCCAGGTCGAAGCGCACTACTTCGACAACCCCAGCGAGTTCGCCCTGCACGCCGCCATCCAGCAGGCCGACCACGCGGTGCAACCGCTGGCAGCAGCCCGTCAGTACAACGAGGCCCTGGCCAAGCTGGCCAGCCTGCGTGAGCCGGTGGACGCCTTCTTCGAGGCGGTACTGGTCAATGCCGAAGACGCGCGCGTGCGCGCCAACCGTTACGCCTTGCTGGCCCGCCTGCGCGGGCTGTTCCTCGGCGTAGCGGATATTTCGGTGCTGGGCTAA
- the glyQ gene encoding glycine--tRNA ligase subunit alpha, whose product MSQTKPAVRTFQDLILALQNYWAEQGCVVLQPYDMEVGAGTFHTATFLRAIGPETWNAAYVQPSRRPTDGRYGENPNRLQHYYQFQVVLKPNPENFQELYLGSLRAIGLDPEVHDIRFVEDNWESPTLGAWGLGWEIWLNGMEVTQFTYFQQVGGIECYPVTGEITYGLERLAMYLQGVDSVYDLIWTDGPFGTVTYGDVFHQNEVEQSTYNFEHANVEKLFELFDFYESEANRLIELELPLPTYEMVLKASHTFNLLDARRAISVTARQQYILRVRTLARAVAQSYLQARAKLGFPMATPELRDEVLAKLKDAGLLQDEVLGNTLEAQA is encoded by the coding sequence GTGAGCCAGACCAAGCCTGCCGTGCGCACCTTCCAGGACCTGATCCTGGCCCTGCAGAACTACTGGGCCGAGCAGGGCTGCGTGGTGCTGCAACCCTACGACATGGAAGTAGGCGCCGGCACCTTCCACACCGCCACCTTCCTGCGCGCCATCGGCCCGGAGACCTGGAACGCCGCCTACGTGCAGCCTTCGCGTCGCCCCACCGACGGCCGCTATGGCGAAAACCCCAACCGCCTGCAGCACTACTACCAGTTCCAGGTGGTCTTGAAGCCCAACCCGGAGAACTTCCAGGAGCTGTACCTGGGTTCGCTGAGGGCCATCGGCCTCGATCCGGAAGTGCATGACATCCGCTTCGTCGAAGACAACTGGGAATCGCCGACCCTCGGCGCCTGGGGTCTGGGCTGGGAAATCTGGCTCAACGGCATGGAAGTCACCCAGTTCACCTACTTCCAGCAGGTCGGTGGCATCGAGTGCTACCCGGTGACCGGCGAGATCACCTACGGCCTGGAGCGCCTGGCCATGTACCTGCAGGGCGTCGACTCGGTCTACGACCTGATCTGGACCGACGGCCCGTTCGGCACCGTGACCTACGGCGACGTGTTCCACCAGAACGAGGTGGAGCAGTCCACCTACAACTTCGAGCACGCCAACGTCGAGAAGCTGTTCGAGCTGTTCGATTTCTACGAGAGCGAAGCCAACCGCCTGATCGAGTTGGAGCTGCCGCTGCCCACCTACGAAATGGTGCTCAAGGCCTCGCACACCTTCAACCTGCTCGACGCCCGCCGCGCCATCTCGGTGACCGCGCGCCAGCAGTACATCCTGCGCGTGCGCACCCTGGCCCGTGCGGTAGCGCAGAGCTACCTGCAGGCGCGCGCCAAGCTCGGCTTCCCCATGGCCACCCCCGAACTGCGTGACGAAGTACTGGCCAAGCTCAAGGATGCGGGTCTCCTGCAAGACGAAGTACTGGGCAACACCCTGGAGGCGCAAGCATGA
- a CDS encoding DNA-3-methyladenine glycosylase I has product MPRCFWCTDDPLYQAYHDEEWGVPQRDARQLFEMLLLEGAQAGLSWITVLKKRKRYRQVLHGFDPERLARLSDEEIEVLMQDPGIIRNRLKLKAVRQNAQAWLQLEDPVTWLWSFVGGAPKINHFSDRSQMLAVTPEAEAMSKALKKAGFTFVGPTICYAFMQATGMVMDHTTDCDRYAQLKGS; this is encoded by the coding sequence ATGCCCCGTTGCTTCTGGTGTACCGACGATCCGCTGTACCAGGCCTACCACGACGAGGAGTGGGGCGTGCCGCAGCGCGATGCCCGGCAACTGTTCGAGATGCTGCTGCTCGAAGGCGCGCAGGCCGGGCTGTCGTGGATCACTGTGCTGAAGAAGCGCAAGCGTTATCGGCAGGTGCTGCACGGCTTCGATCCGGAGCGTCTGGCGCGCCTCAGTGACGAGGAAATCGAGGTTCTGATGCAGGACCCCGGCATCATCCGCAACCGCCTCAAGCTCAAGGCCGTGCGGCAGAACGCCCAGGCCTGGCTGCAGCTGGAGGATCCGGTGACCTGGCTCTGGTCGTTCGTCGGCGGCGCACCGAAGATCAACCACTTCAGCGACCGCAGCCAGATGCTGGCAGTGACGCCTGAGGCTGAGGCCATGAGCAAGGCGCTGAAAAAGGCCGGTTTCACCTTCGTCGGGCCGACCATCTGCTATGCCTTCATGCAGGCCACGGGTATGGTGATGGACCATACCACCGACTGCGACCGCTATGCGCAACTGAAGGGCTCATGA
- a CDS encoding MSMEG_1061 family FMN-dependent PPOX-type flavoprotein — protein sequence MTTITTLDELQALYGESHERSRRKELPRLIEPYRALIEASPFVVLASVGPDGLDCSPRGDAPGFVHILDDQTLLLPDRPGNNRIDSLRNIVLNPQVALQFLIPGVGESLRVNGRAEISLDPELLELGRAQGKLPRSVLRIHIDSCYFQCSKAAVRSGLWDASRQVARASLPSAGDIFRCIYEEFDVEAYERDLQQRLRTSLY from the coding sequence ATGACCACCATCACCACGCTGGATGAATTGCAGGCACTGTACGGCGAAAGCCATGAGCGCTCGCGGCGCAAGGAGTTGCCGCGGCTGATCGAACCCTACCGTGCGCTGATTGAGGCCTCGCCCTTCGTGGTGTTGGCCAGCGTTGGCCCGGATGGTCTGGATTGCTCGCCGCGTGGTGATGCGCCGGGCTTCGTGCACATCCTCGACGACCAGACCCTGCTGCTGCCGGATCGCCCCGGCAACAACCGCATCGACAGCCTGCGCAATATCGTGCTCAACCCGCAGGTGGCGCTGCAGTTCCTGATTCCGGGCGTGGGCGAGAGTCTGCGGGTCAACGGCCGTGCCGAAATCTCCCTCGACCCCGAGCTTCTGGAACTGGGCCGTGCCCAGGGCAAGCTGCCGCGCAGCGTACTGCGCATCCATATCGACAGCTGCTACTTCCAGTGCTCCAAGGCGGCAGTGCGCTCCGGGCTGTGGGATGCCTCGCGCCAGGTGGCGCGCGCCAGCCTGCCGAGCGCGGGCGATATCTTCCGCTGCATCTATGAGGAATTCGACGTCGAGGCCTACGAGCGCGATCTGCAACAGCGGCTGCGGACGAGCCTTTACTGA
- a CDS encoding lysophospholipid acyltransferase → MEKLKGALVVGFLRLFALLPWRAVQALGNAIGWLMWKLPNGSRDVVRINLAKCFPELSEAEREKLVGQSLKDIGKTLTESACAWIWPAQKSLKLVREVEGLEVLQQALASGKGVVGITSHLGNWEVLNHFYCNQCKPIIFYRPPKLKAVDELLQQQRVQMGNRVAPSTKEGILSVIKEVRKGGAVGIPADPEPSRSSGVFVPFLGTTALTSKFVPNMLTGGKAVGVFLHALRLPDGSGYKVILEAAPEGMYSENVEEGVAAMSEVVSRYVRNYPSQYMWSMKRFKKRPEGEAKWY, encoded by the coding sequence GTGGAAAAACTCAAGGGCGCCCTGGTAGTCGGGTTCCTGCGTCTGTTCGCACTGCTGCCCTGGCGCGCCGTGCAGGCCTTGGGCAATGCCATCGGCTGGCTGATGTGGAAGCTGCCGAACGGCTCGCGCGACGTGGTACGCATCAACCTGGCCAAGTGCTTCCCGGAGCTGAGCGAGGCCGAGCGCGAAAAGCTGGTCGGGCAGAGCCTCAAGGACATCGGCAAGACCCTGACCGAAAGCGCCTGTGCCTGGATCTGGCCAGCGCAGAAATCGCTCAAGCTGGTGCGTGAAGTCGAAGGCCTGGAAGTACTGCAACAGGCGTTGGCCTCGGGCAAGGGCGTGGTCGGTATCACCAGCCACCTGGGCAACTGGGAAGTGCTCAACCATTTCTACTGCAACCAGTGCAAACCGATCATTTTTTATCGCCCGCCGAAGCTCAAGGCGGTTGACGAACTGCTGCAGCAGCAGCGCGTGCAGATGGGCAACCGTGTCGCACCCTCGACCAAGGAAGGCATCCTCAGCGTCATCAAGGAAGTGCGCAAAGGCGGGGCCGTGGGTATCCCGGCCGACCCGGAGCCGAGCCGTTCGTCGGGCGTGTTCGTGCCCTTTCTCGGTACCACCGCGCTGACCAGCAAGTTCGTGCCGAACATGCTCACTGGTGGCAAGGCGGTCGGTGTGTTCCTGCATGCGCTGCGCCTGCCGGACGGCAGCGGCTACAAGGTGATCCTCGAGGCGGCCCCCGAAGGCATGTATAGCGAGAACGTCGAAGAAGGCGTGGCGGCGATGAGCGAAGTGGTGTCGCGTTACGTGCGTAACTACCCGAGCCAGTACATGTGGAGCATGAAGCGCTTCAAGAAGCGCCCCGAGGGCGAGGCCAAGTGGTACTGA
- a CDS encoding Rieske 2Fe-2S domain-containing protein has product MNPTDQPLAYWWPLATSQQLGTRQPLARVLHGRPLVLFRESDGSPAALPDRCPHRFAPLSAGCVRDGVVECPYHGWRFDGAGQCTRAPGSLDEGSSAALLQPLQMLESHGLIWVRDATLPAPALPCSATQEGLDLFWMHDKVRCSLQEAAENFLDAFHTHFVHAGWIRRDSKRQRVIADIRALEDGVEARYSEESLQTGLISRLFEGSRGESFGRFRLPGLAEIEYRDARGRLSLLISAWLVPAETGHLQVIARIASRRGWLPGWLKRLLMRPLFGVVLRQDKRILEAVSANHQRFIDCAEQWGPVQMLDGRQDLLAPWIRQLLLEGQLDGFAARRLELEL; this is encoded by the coding sequence CGCTGGCGCGCGTGCTGCACGGCCGGCCGCTGGTCCTGTTTCGCGAGAGTGACGGTAGTCCCGCAGCATTGCCGGATCGCTGCCCACATCGCTTCGCGCCGCTTAGCGCCGGCTGCGTGCGCGACGGCGTAGTCGAATGCCCCTATCACGGCTGGCGTTTCGACGGTGCCGGACAGTGCACCCGTGCCCCGGGCAGCCTCGATGAAGGCAGCAGCGCCGCTCTGCTGCAACCGCTGCAGATGCTGGAGTCCCATGGTCTTATATGGGTACGCGACGCCACGCTGCCTGCACCAGCATTGCCTTGTAGCGCCACGCAGGAAGGACTGGATCTGTTCTGGATGCACGACAAGGTGCGTTGCAGCCTGCAAGAAGCGGCGGAGAACTTCCTTGACGCCTTCCATACGCACTTCGTGCACGCCGGCTGGATTCGCCGCGACAGCAAGCGCCAGCGAGTGATCGCCGATATCCGCGCACTGGAAGATGGGGTCGAAGCACGTTACAGCGAGGAGAGCCTACAAACCGGGCTGATCTCGCGGCTGTTCGAAGGCAGTCGCGGCGAGAGCTTCGGCCGCTTCCGCTTACCGGGGCTGGCGGAAATCGAATACCGCGACGCTCGCGGCCGGCTCTCGCTGCTGATCAGCGCCTGGCTCGTTCCCGCCGAAACCGGTCATCTGCAGGTAATCGCTCGTATCGCCAGCCGCCGCGGCTGGCTACCCGGCTGGCTGAAACGCCTGCTGATGCGGCCGCTATTCGGCGTAGTACTGCGCCAGGACAAGCGCATCCTGGAGGCTGTCAGCGCTAATCATCAACGCTTCATCGACTGCGCAGAGCAATGGGGGCCGGTACAGATGCTCGACGGCCGCCAGGATCTGCTGGCACCCTGGATTCGCCAGTTGCTGCTGGAGGGGCAGTTGGACGGCTTCGCGGCCCGGCGACTGGAGCTGGAGCTCTAG